A single genomic interval of Heliangelus exortis chromosome 11, bHelExo1.hap1, whole genome shotgun sequence harbors:
- the ALPK3 gene encoding alpha-protein kinase 3 isoform X2 — protein MPAVTDRAGSGGGGRGSRSPGAAMGSTRRALASLYGRGTGSIEGAEEAESAAWASRPDRRSYLLGIRPQNRSTFCAIISQLTEETQPLFETTIKSHSVSEDSDAKFTCIVTGYPQPEVTWYKDDEEMDRYCGLPKYEISRHGNRHTLQLYKCREEDAGIYQASARNTKGIVSCSGVLEVGTMTEFKIHQRWFDKIKRKAEEKLQEIEQGKKRGKENVEVEKLQGMSPDRLQRKRRLARDLNLQSGASPWEKEDAAKVHVADSQSRLQEDIAEPKEQPGSAVMGFPKKLMEPLKAEVTTNGDASLENVEEKGNSFLTYIYETVENLAANPVAKDTAAKKKKKVEAPPAAKQEVSKREESGRDRANPSTNPRFAPSVPLRRNARLRLANDQEVENSPKINEPGKAVTQDTKINGDMHFSLKEMYFDKQVDLAAGKEEVGTEEEAASAAALQPAAVSRQTEDAPSSSEVLDKGPVSSEGQRAQHHAQKSEGNKAASPEVAAAAVGQSASDLKHPVSGPTIETGQQSSKLEEIRKETPVCQETGGMGKRINPRLRPQEPPKPPAPSPDHVQSSKEHPPSTKPAGHSRGLEGRKTQQGLLNQDDKRQGENGPLLKKSSPPEPGENAHPEQIRHQTAVKDGKSKEAGAELPRNRSSAQAGGSSAVPSPGAAHREAGGTTPLGHQETVVPAPASVQLTKADLGPGPAVGPVVAPEAALAAHGAPVMEATAGEVPSGAQVLLPVSRETEIKRAGGSVPQENFPDSTLGETSGKPVPVGFQGKEGQEQTATAPRHEPAAPSGTFKGGAEVQPQVPLILPDPETPQEISLEEKMQHKNLVSSLKNYLLLLLKMSDSGKDATDEDADPRDKEQLDAEEVMLPEIGIAGLSPRTSRRVLEKVQNNQLFQTAENLPLTPRTSRRITGMINEEFVTSKEMLDCKPVPPKRRSRLAPEAEGSSQLSVPSIVVGSVPAAGVGQPPHGISHLPPAGPEKESPSDPLAALPCATPEELASGARRKIYLPKAKQAGEEEEGTPESPGYLRSPTVSPRQSRKNVAMLQSPAPSPPAEPHSPTLTKKMATLEVPKLYEEPMGDSGGDHKVPEDAKPEAQPAESKKASNPFKAPQVVRKIRAEQFSDASENLKLWCQFFNILSDSKLTWYKDEIPVAEAQRSAGDEGQAALAVVQVSQKDCGVYRCVISNEHGTDSTDFLLSPEVLSGFILREEMEVGEEIEMTPMVFAKGLADAGYWGDKLFGRVVSEEVEVGAGFLRKACRARAIYGLEPLFESGRTCIIKVHNFIAFGTKNENSLIEKNYDITIQECKIQNSSREYCKIFAAEARAVRDFGAVPEIIPLYLIYRPANNIPYATMEEDLGGPCQQYCVTERDGSLMARGTSEIVLKCCTFQHWVYQWTNGNILVTDMEGVGWKITNVRIATNLKGYQGLKESCSPSLLEQFASAHQCNHYCSILGLKTLEPVKPKGSKSPSVGRKSAQSSPQLQKKGLASPQGTRKTAVSPRSSRRAAESGEALAASKASPGERGRAGRPQ, from the exons ATGCCGGCGGTGACGGACAGGGCGggcagcggcggcgggggcAGGGGTAGCCGCAGCCCGGGCGCCGCCATGGGCTCGACCCGCCGGGCCCTCGCCAGCCTCTACGGGCGGGGAACGGGCAGCATCGAGGGGGCGGAGGAGGCCGAGAGTGCGGCCTGGGCCTCCCGACCCGACCGGCGGAGCTACCTGCTGGGCATCCGGCCCCAGAACAG GAGCACCTTCTGCGCAATCATTTCTCAGCTGACGGAGGAAACGCAGCCACTCTTTGAAACCACTATCAAATCCCATTCTGTGTCCGAGGACTCTGATGCTAAATTCACGTGCATAGTGACAG GGTACCCGCAGCCCGAGGTGACGTGGTACAAGGATGATGAAGAGATGGATCGCTACTGTGGGCTGCCCAAGTACGAGATATCCCGACACGGGAACCGACACACCCTGCAGCTCTACAA GTGCCGAGAAGAAGATGCAGGCATTTACCAGGCCTCAGCTAGAAATACCAAAGGCATCGTGTCCTGCTCTGGTGTGCTGGAAGTGGGAACCATGACGGAATTCAAAATCCATCAGAGGTGGTTTgacaaaataaagagaaaagctgaagaaaagctgcaagAGATAGAACAGGGCAAGAAAcgagggaaagaaaatgtggaGGTGGAGAAGTTGCAGGGAATGAGCCCCGATCGGCTCCAGAGAAAGCGGAGGCTGGCCAGGGATCTGAATCTCCAGTCGGGAGCCTCTCCGTGGGAGAAGGAGGATGCAGCAAAAGTGCATGTTGCTGATTCTCAGTCTAGATTACAGGAGGATATTGCTGAGCCAaaggagcagccaggcagtgcCGTGATGGGCTTTCCAAAGAAACTGATGGAACCTTTGAAAGCGGAGGTGACCACCAATGGAGATGCCTCTTTGGAAAATGtggaggagaaagggaacaGCTTTCTCACGTACATCTATGAGACAGTGGAGAACCTAGCAGCTAACCCAGTGGCGAAAGACACTgcagccaaaaagaaaaagaaggtggaggctcctccagcagcaaagcaggaagTTTCCAAGAGGGAAGAGAGTGGGCGAGACAGGGCCAACCCCTCTACAAATCCAAGGTTTGCCCCTTCTGTCCCCTTACGCAGGAATGCGCGTCTGAGGCTGGCGAATGATCAAGAAGTAGAAAACAGTCCAAAAATCAATGAGCCTGGGAAAGCTGTGACTCAGGACACTAAAATCAATGGTGACATGCACTTCTCTTTAAAAGAGATGTATTTTGATAAGCAAGTGGatctggcagcagggaaggaagaggtggGAACTGAGGAAGAGGCTGCAAGtgcagctgccctgcagcctgcgGCAGtcagcagacagacagaggaTGCTCCGTCGTCCTCAGAGGTGTTGGATAAAGGACCTGTGTCATCTGAGGGACAGAGGGCCCAGCACCACGCACAGAAATCAGAGGGAAACAAAGCCGCCAGTCCAGAG gttgcagcagcagcagtgggacagTCTGCTAGTGACCTAAAACATCCAGTGTCTGGTCCAACCATAGAGACTGGTCAGCAATCCAGTAAGTTAGAGGAGATCAGGAAAGAGACACCTGTCTGCCAGGAAACTGGGGGAATGGGGAAAAGGATAAATCCTCGGCTGAGGCCTCAGGAGCCACCAAAGCCACCAGCACCTTCTCCAGACCATGTGCAGTCTAGCAAGGAGCACCCTCCTTCTACGAAACCAGCAGGACATTCCCGTGGTCTTGAGGGCAGAAAGACCCAACAAGGACTGTTAAATCAAGATGACAAAAGGCAAGGTGAGAACGGGCCATTGCTAAAGAAATCAAGTCCTCCAGAACCTGGAGAAAATGCTCATCCCGAGCAAATCAGGCATCAGACAGCAGTCAAGGATGGGAAGAGcaaagaggcaggagcagagctgcccaggaACCGTTCCAGTGCTCAGGCAGGAGGGAGTTCAGCAGTTCCATCTCCTGGGGCTGCAcacagggaggcaggaggaacaACACCCCTGGGACATCAGGAGactgtggtgccagctcctgcttcagTCCAACTTACCAAGGCAGATCTGGGTCCTGGTCCTGCAGTGGGGCCGGTGGTGGCTCCGGAGGCAGCGCTTGCAGCTCACGGTGCCCCAGTGATGGAGGCCACAGCAGGAGAGGTCCCGTCTGGAGCCCAGGTGCTGCTTCCTGtgagcagagaaacagaaatcaaaCGGGCAGGTGGGTCTGTTCCACAAGAGAACTTTCCAGACAGCACATTAGGGGAGACGAGTGGTAAACCAGTGCCAGTGGGATTtcaggggaaggaagggcaagAGCAAACAGCCACAGCTCCACGTCATGAACCAGCAGCACCTTCAGGCACTTTTAAAGGAGGTGCTGAGGTTCAGCCACAAGTACCACTGATCCTACCTGACCCTGAGACGCCTCAGGAGATATCTTTGGAGGAGAAGATGCAGCACAAAAACCTTGTTTCATCCTTGAAGAACTAtctgttgctgcttttaaaaatgtcagataGCGGTAAGGATGCCACGGATGAAGATGCTGACCCCAGGGACAAGGAGCAGCTCGATGCAGAGGAGGTCATGCTCCCAGAAATAGGCATCGCAGGCCTAAGCCCCCGCACCTCTAGGAGAGTTTTGGAAAAGGTACAAAACAATCAGCTCTTCCAGACAGCAGAGAACTTGCCTCTGACCCCCAGGACGTCCCGGCGGATCACGGGCATGATTAATGAGGAATTTGTTACCAGCAAGGAGATGCTGGATTGCAAGCCTGTGCCACCAAAGAGACGGAGCCGGCTGGCTCCTGAGGCAGAGGGGTCATCCCAGCTCTCCGTGCCCTCCATCGTGGTGGGCagtgtgccagcagcaggagtggGGCAACCCCCTCATGGTATTTCTCATTTGCCTCCAGCAGGCCCTGAAAAAGAGAGTCCCAGTGACCCTCTGGCAGCGCTACCATGTGCCACGCCAGAGGAGCTCGCTTCTGGGGCCCGGCGCAAAATATACCTGCCAAAAGCCAagcaggcaggggaggaagaggagggcaCCCCGGAGAGCCCAGGGTACCTGAGAAGTCCGACTGTCTCCCCACGGCAGTCCAGGAAGAACGTGGCCATGCTGCAGTCACCTGCCCCGTCCCCTCCGGCCGAGCCACACTCACCAACCCTCACGAAGAAGATGGCCACGCTGGAGGTTCCTAAGCTCTATGAGGAGCCCATGGGTGACAGTGGTGGTGACCACAAGGTCCCTGAAGATGCTAAGCCAGAAGCACAGCCAGCAGAGTCCAAGAAAGCGAGTAATCCGTTCAAAG CTCCACAGGTGGTTCGGAAGATCAGGGCAGAACAATTTTCCGATGCCTCAGAAAACCTGAAACTTTGGTGCCAGTTCTTCAATATTTTGAGTGATTCGAAGCTGACGTGGTACAAGGACGAGATCCCTGTAGCAGAAGCCCAAAGGAG TGCTGGCGATGAGGGCCAGGCAGCCTTGGCTGTTGTGCAGGTGTCCCAGAAGGACTGTGGGGTCTACCGGTGTGTGATCAGCAATGAGCATGGCACGGACTCCACAGATTTTCTGCTCAGCCCAGAAG TGCTGTCAGGATTTATCTTGCGGGAAGAGATGGAAG TTGGAGAGGAGATCGAGATGACACCCATGGTGTTTGCCAAGGGCTTGGCTGACGCAGGTTACTGGGGGGACAAGCTCTTTGGGCGCGTGGTCAGcgaggaggtggaggtgggcGCTGGGTTCCTGCGCAAAGCCTGCCGAGCCAGAGCCATCTACGGCCTGGAGCCCCTCTTTGAGTCCGGCCGCACCTGCATCATCAAAGTGCACAACTTCATTGCCTTTGGGACCAAGAACGAGAACAGCCTCATCGAGAAGAACTACGATATCACCATCCAG GAATGTAAAATTCAGAACTCCAGCCGTGAGTACTGCAAGATCTTTGCTGCTGAGGCACGAGCTGTCCGTGATTTTGGAGCTGTGCCCGA GATAATTCCTCTGTACCTGATTTACCGACCGGCCAACAACATCCCTTATGCCACAATGGAGGAGGACCTAGGTGGGCCCTGCCAGCAATACTGTGTCACTGAGAGAGATGGCAGCTTGATGGCACGGGGCACCTCAGAGATAGTGCTCAAATGCTGCACATTCCAGCATTGGGTCTACCAATGGACAAATGGAAACATCCTCGTGACTGACATGGAAG GAGTGGGCTGGAAGATAACCAACGTGAGGATTGCCACCAACCTGAAAGG GTACCAGGGACTGAAGGAAAGCTGCTCACCCtccctgctggagcagtttgcaTCTGCTCACCAGTGCAACCATTACTGCAGCATCCTGGGCCTGAAGACGCTGGAGCCAGTCAAGCCCAAGGGTTCCAAGAGCCCTTCCGTGGGTAGGAAATCTGCCCAGTCCAGCCCCCAGCTCCAGAAGAAGGGGCTGGCAAGTCCCCAGGGTACTCGCAAGACTGCTGTGAGCCCCAGGAGCTCCCGGAGAGCTGCAGAATCAGGGGAGGCCCTGGCAGCCTCCAAAGCCAGCCCAGGAGAGCGCGGCAGGGCTGGCCGCCCGCAGTAG
- the ALPK3 gene encoding alpha-protein kinase 3 isoform X3 — MELPALSTVLPVVHGRLSLSSSRFSPSNLGRSTFCAIISQLTEETQPLFETTIKSHSVSEDSDAKFTCIVTGYPQPEVTWYKDDEEMDRYCGLPKYEISRHGNRHTLQLYKCREEDAGIYQASARNTKGIVSCSGVLEVGTMTEFKIHQRWFDKIKRKAEEKLQEIEQGKKRGKENVEVEKLQGMSPDRLQRKRRLARDLNLQSGASPWEKEDAAKVHVADSQSRLQEDIAEPKEQPGSAVMGFPKKLMEPLKAEVTTNGDASLENVEEKGNSFLTYIYETVENLAANPVAKDTAAKKKKKVEAPPAAKQEVSKREESGRDRANPSTNPRFAPSVPLRRNARLRLANDQEVENSPKINEPGKAVTQDTKINGDMHFSLKEMYFDKQVDLAAGKEEVGTEEEAASAAALQPAAVSRQTEDAPSSSEVLDKGPVSSEGQRAQHHAQKSEGNKAASPEVAAAAVGQSASDLKHPVSGPTIETGQQSSKLEEIRKETPVCQETGGMGKRINPRLRPQEPPKPPAPSPDHVQSSKEHPPSTKPAGHSRGLEGRKTQQGLLNQDDKRQGENGPLLKKSSPPEPGENAHPEQIRHQTAVKDGKSKEAGAELPRNRSSAQAGGSSAVPSPGAAHREAGGTTPLGHQETVVPAPASVQLTKADLGPGPAVGPVVAPEAALAAHGAPVMEATAGEVPSGAQVLLPVSRETEIKRAGGSVPQENFPDSTLGETSGKPVPVGFQGKEGQEQTATAPRHEPAAPSGTFKGGAEVQPQVPLILPDPETPQEISLEEKMQHKNLVSSLKNYLLLLLKMSDSGKDATDEDADPRDKEQLDAEEVMLPEIGIAGLSPRTSRRVLEKVQNNQLFQTAENLPLTPRTSRRITGMINEEFVTSKEMLDCKPVPPKRRSRLAPEAEGSSQLSVPSIVVGSVPAAGVGQPPHGISHLPPAGPEKESPSDPLAALPCATPEELASGARRKIYLPKAKQAGEEEEGTPESPGYLRSPTVSPRQSRKNVAMLQSPAPSPPAEPHSPTLTKKMATLEVPKLYEEPMGDSGGDHKVPEDAKPEAQPAESKKASNPFKAPQVVRKIRAEQFSDASENLKLWCQFFNILSDSKLTWYKDEIPVAEAQRSAGDEGQAALAVVQVSQKDCGVYRCVISNEHGTDSTDFLLSPEVLSGFILREEMEVGEEIEMTPMVFAKGLADAGYWGDKLFGRVVSEEVEVGAGFLRKACRARAIYGLEPLFESGRTCIIKVHNFIAFGTKNENSLIEKNYDITIQECKIQNSSREYCKIFAAEARAVRDFGAVPEIIPLYLIYRPANNIPYATMEEDLGGPCQQYCVTERDGSLMARGTSEIVLKCCTFQHWVYQWTNGNILVTDMEGVGWKITNVRIATNLKGYQGLKESCSPSLLEQFASAHQCNHYCSILGLKTLEPVKPKGSKSPSVGRKSAQSSPQLQKKGLASPQGTRKTAVSPRSSRRAAESGEALAASKASPGERGRAGRPQ; from the exons atggagctgcctgCTTTGAGCACAGTGCTGCCGGTGGTGCATGGAAGGCTcag CTTATCAAGCAGCAGATTCTCCCCCTCCAATTTAGGAAG GAGCACCTTCTGCGCAATCATTTCTCAGCTGACGGAGGAAACGCAGCCACTCTTTGAAACCACTATCAAATCCCATTCTGTGTCCGAGGACTCTGATGCTAAATTCACGTGCATAGTGACAG GGTACCCGCAGCCCGAGGTGACGTGGTACAAGGATGATGAAGAGATGGATCGCTACTGTGGGCTGCCCAAGTACGAGATATCCCGACACGGGAACCGACACACCCTGCAGCTCTACAA GTGCCGAGAAGAAGATGCAGGCATTTACCAGGCCTCAGCTAGAAATACCAAAGGCATCGTGTCCTGCTCTGGTGTGCTGGAAGTGGGAACCATGACGGAATTCAAAATCCATCAGAGGTGGTTTgacaaaataaagagaaaagctgaagaaaagctgcaagAGATAGAACAGGGCAAGAAAcgagggaaagaaaatgtggaGGTGGAGAAGTTGCAGGGAATGAGCCCCGATCGGCTCCAGAGAAAGCGGAGGCTGGCCAGGGATCTGAATCTCCAGTCGGGAGCCTCTCCGTGGGAGAAGGAGGATGCAGCAAAAGTGCATGTTGCTGATTCTCAGTCTAGATTACAGGAGGATATTGCTGAGCCAaaggagcagccaggcagtgcCGTGATGGGCTTTCCAAAGAAACTGATGGAACCTTTGAAAGCGGAGGTGACCACCAATGGAGATGCCTCTTTGGAAAATGtggaggagaaagggaacaGCTTTCTCACGTACATCTATGAGACAGTGGAGAACCTAGCAGCTAACCCAGTGGCGAAAGACACTgcagccaaaaagaaaaagaaggtggaggctcctccagcagcaaagcaggaagTTTCCAAGAGGGAAGAGAGTGGGCGAGACAGGGCCAACCCCTCTACAAATCCAAGGTTTGCCCCTTCTGTCCCCTTACGCAGGAATGCGCGTCTGAGGCTGGCGAATGATCAAGAAGTAGAAAACAGTCCAAAAATCAATGAGCCTGGGAAAGCTGTGACTCAGGACACTAAAATCAATGGTGACATGCACTTCTCTTTAAAAGAGATGTATTTTGATAAGCAAGTGGatctggcagcagggaaggaagaggtggGAACTGAGGAAGAGGCTGCAAGtgcagctgccctgcagcctgcgGCAGtcagcagacagacagaggaTGCTCCGTCGTCCTCAGAGGTGTTGGATAAAGGACCTGTGTCATCTGAGGGACAGAGGGCCCAGCACCACGCACAGAAATCAGAGGGAAACAAAGCCGCCAGTCCAGAG gttgcagcagcagcagtgggacagTCTGCTAGTGACCTAAAACATCCAGTGTCTGGTCCAACCATAGAGACTGGTCAGCAATCCAGTAAGTTAGAGGAGATCAGGAAAGAGACACCTGTCTGCCAGGAAACTGGGGGAATGGGGAAAAGGATAAATCCTCGGCTGAGGCCTCAGGAGCCACCAAAGCCACCAGCACCTTCTCCAGACCATGTGCAGTCTAGCAAGGAGCACCCTCCTTCTACGAAACCAGCAGGACATTCCCGTGGTCTTGAGGGCAGAAAGACCCAACAAGGACTGTTAAATCAAGATGACAAAAGGCAAGGTGAGAACGGGCCATTGCTAAAGAAATCAAGTCCTCCAGAACCTGGAGAAAATGCTCATCCCGAGCAAATCAGGCATCAGACAGCAGTCAAGGATGGGAAGAGcaaagaggcaggagcagagctgcccaggaACCGTTCCAGTGCTCAGGCAGGAGGGAGTTCAGCAGTTCCATCTCCTGGGGCTGCAcacagggaggcaggaggaacaACACCCCTGGGACATCAGGAGactgtggtgccagctcctgcttcagTCCAACTTACCAAGGCAGATCTGGGTCCTGGTCCTGCAGTGGGGCCGGTGGTGGCTCCGGAGGCAGCGCTTGCAGCTCACGGTGCCCCAGTGATGGAGGCCACAGCAGGAGAGGTCCCGTCTGGAGCCCAGGTGCTGCTTCCTGtgagcagagaaacagaaatcaaaCGGGCAGGTGGGTCTGTTCCACAAGAGAACTTTCCAGACAGCACATTAGGGGAGACGAGTGGTAAACCAGTGCCAGTGGGATTtcaggggaaggaagggcaagAGCAAACAGCCACAGCTCCACGTCATGAACCAGCAGCACCTTCAGGCACTTTTAAAGGAGGTGCTGAGGTTCAGCCACAAGTACCACTGATCCTACCTGACCCTGAGACGCCTCAGGAGATATCTTTGGAGGAGAAGATGCAGCACAAAAACCTTGTTTCATCCTTGAAGAACTAtctgttgctgcttttaaaaatgtcagataGCGGTAAGGATGCCACGGATGAAGATGCTGACCCCAGGGACAAGGAGCAGCTCGATGCAGAGGAGGTCATGCTCCCAGAAATAGGCATCGCAGGCCTAAGCCCCCGCACCTCTAGGAGAGTTTTGGAAAAGGTACAAAACAATCAGCTCTTCCAGACAGCAGAGAACTTGCCTCTGACCCCCAGGACGTCCCGGCGGATCACGGGCATGATTAATGAGGAATTTGTTACCAGCAAGGAGATGCTGGATTGCAAGCCTGTGCCACCAAAGAGACGGAGCCGGCTGGCTCCTGAGGCAGAGGGGTCATCCCAGCTCTCCGTGCCCTCCATCGTGGTGGGCagtgtgccagcagcaggagtggGGCAACCCCCTCATGGTATTTCTCATTTGCCTCCAGCAGGCCCTGAAAAAGAGAGTCCCAGTGACCCTCTGGCAGCGCTACCATGTGCCACGCCAGAGGAGCTCGCTTCTGGGGCCCGGCGCAAAATATACCTGCCAAAAGCCAagcaggcaggggaggaagaggagggcaCCCCGGAGAGCCCAGGGTACCTGAGAAGTCCGACTGTCTCCCCACGGCAGTCCAGGAAGAACGTGGCCATGCTGCAGTCACCTGCCCCGTCCCCTCCGGCCGAGCCACACTCACCAACCCTCACGAAGAAGATGGCCACGCTGGAGGTTCCTAAGCTCTATGAGGAGCCCATGGGTGACAGTGGTGGTGACCACAAGGTCCCTGAAGATGCTAAGCCAGAAGCACAGCCAGCAGAGTCCAAGAAAGCGAGTAATCCGTTCAAAG CTCCACAGGTGGTTCGGAAGATCAGGGCAGAACAATTTTCCGATGCCTCAGAAAACCTGAAACTTTGGTGCCAGTTCTTCAATATTTTGAGTGATTCGAAGCTGACGTGGTACAAGGACGAGATCCCTGTAGCAGAAGCCCAAAGGAG TGCTGGCGATGAGGGCCAGGCAGCCTTGGCTGTTGTGCAGGTGTCCCAGAAGGACTGTGGGGTCTACCGGTGTGTGATCAGCAATGAGCATGGCACGGACTCCACAGATTTTCTGCTCAGCCCAGAAG TGCTGTCAGGATTTATCTTGCGGGAAGAGATGGAAG TTGGAGAGGAGATCGAGATGACACCCATGGTGTTTGCCAAGGGCTTGGCTGACGCAGGTTACTGGGGGGACAAGCTCTTTGGGCGCGTGGTCAGcgaggaggtggaggtgggcGCTGGGTTCCTGCGCAAAGCCTGCCGAGCCAGAGCCATCTACGGCCTGGAGCCCCTCTTTGAGTCCGGCCGCACCTGCATCATCAAAGTGCACAACTTCATTGCCTTTGGGACCAAGAACGAGAACAGCCTCATCGAGAAGAACTACGATATCACCATCCAG GAATGTAAAATTCAGAACTCCAGCCGTGAGTACTGCAAGATCTTTGCTGCTGAGGCACGAGCTGTCCGTGATTTTGGAGCTGTGCCCGA GATAATTCCTCTGTACCTGATTTACCGACCGGCCAACAACATCCCTTATGCCACAATGGAGGAGGACCTAGGTGGGCCCTGCCAGCAATACTGTGTCACTGAGAGAGATGGCAGCTTGATGGCACGGGGCACCTCAGAGATAGTGCTCAAATGCTGCACATTCCAGCATTGGGTCTACCAATGGACAAATGGAAACATCCTCGTGACTGACATGGAAG GAGTGGGCTGGAAGATAACCAACGTGAGGATTGCCACCAACCTGAAAGG GTACCAGGGACTGAAGGAAAGCTGCTCACCCtccctgctggagcagtttgcaTCTGCTCACCAGTGCAACCATTACTGCAGCATCCTGGGCCTGAAGACGCTGGAGCCAGTCAAGCCCAAGGGTTCCAAGAGCCCTTCCGTGGGTAGGAAATCTGCCCAGTCCAGCCCCCAGCTCCAGAAGAAGGGGCTGGCAAGTCCCCAGGGTACTCGCAAGACTGCTGTGAGCCCCAGGAGCTCCCGGAGAGCTGCAGAATCAGGGGAGGCCCTGGCAGCCTCCAAAGCCAGCCCAGGAGAGCGCGGCAGGGCTGGCCGCCCGCAGTAG